GGCTACGGCAGCACGGGCACGAAGTAGTTATACTTGTACCGCCTGAATTGTTATGATTCGCGATTTATACTTGCCACACGCTGGCAAAAGTCGCTAACGCATCATCAGGCAAGTATAACGTTGTCCGAAACAAAGTATAGAATTACCGAATACATCATATAGCTCCAGCAGATGCTGCGGCTCTTTTCAATTAAAAACAAAACTAACGCTATGAGGATTATTATTCCGATGGCAGGGATGGGCAAGCGCATGCGCCCCCACACGCTGACCGTTCCAAAGCCACTTATTCCGATTGCAGGCAAACCGATTGTGCAGCGCCTGGTAGAAGACATTGCCAAAGTATGCCAGGAGCCTATCGAGGAGGTAGCCTTTATTATTGGCCACTTCGGCGATAAAGTAGAGCAGGACCTGAAAGGCATCGCCGAAAAAATCGGAGCTAAAGGCACGATCGTTTACCAGGAAGAGGCACTCGGAACTGCCCACGCCATACTTTGCGCCAAGGATTCTTTGGAGGGTAAAGTAGTTGTTGCTTTTGCAGACACCCTGTTCAAAGCCGACTTCCAACTCGACACTAACGCAGACGGTACCATCTGGGTGCAGCGCGTAGAGGACCCGCGTCCGTTCGGCGTGGTGAAGCTGAACGACAACAACGAGATCACCGATTTTGTGGAGAAGCCGGAGACGTTTGTGTCTGACCTGGCCATTATCGGTATCTACTATTTCCGCGACGGCGCCTATCTGCGCGAGGAGCTGCAGTACCTGCTCGACAACGACATCCGGGACAAAGGCGAGTACCAGCTGACCAACGCCCTGGAGAACATGAAGAACAAAGGCACCAAGTTTATACCTGCCGTGATCTCTGAGTGGCTCGACTGCGGAAATAAAAACGCAACAGTATATACTAACCAGCGGTATTTAGAGTATATAAAGGATGAGAAAGGCTTGGTAGCCTCATCAGCGAAGTTGGAGAATGCGGTGATCATTCCCCCGGTATACATTGGCGAAAATGCGCAGATCACAAATTCAGTGATCGGACCGCATGTTTCCATCGGAAACAACACAAGTGTACACAACTC
Above is a window of Pontibacter akesuensis DNA encoding:
- a CDS encoding sugar phosphate nucleotidyltransferase, giving the protein MRIIIPMAGMGKRMRPHTLTVPKPLIPIAGKPIVQRLVEDIAKVCQEPIEEVAFIIGHFGDKVEQDLKGIAEKIGAKGTIVYQEEALGTAHAILCAKDSLEGKVVVAFADTLFKADFQLDTNADGTIWVQRVEDPRPFGVVKLNDNNEITDFVEKPETFVSDLAIIGIYYFRDGAYLREELQYLLDNDIRDKGEYQLTNALENMKNKGTKFIPAVISEWLDCGNKNATVYTNQRYLEYIKDEKGLVASSAKLENAVIIPPVYIGENAQITNSVIGPHVSIGNNTSVHNSVVSNSIIQENTQLKNGNVANSMLGNFVVYEGRPSDLSLGDFNTLAE